A window of the Citrus sinensis cultivar Valencia sweet orange chromosome 9, DVS_A1.0, whole genome shotgun sequence genome harbors these coding sequences:
- the LOC102617363 gene encoding protein arginine methyltransferase NDUFAF7 homolog, mitochondrial: MLSRTLTTKTLPLIFNGVDLIAVNPCQPPLKALFSTHIVGDKPVLVRDFIHSALYHPKHGYFSQRSRSVGVLDAAIKFNQLQGRKAYMKHVDKIYKQSEISWFTPVELFKPWYAHGIAEAIMRTANLSVPLKIYEIGGGSGTCAKGVMDYIMLNAPERVYNNMTYISVEISPSLAEIQKETVGQVSSHSSKFRVECRDAADRAGWGNVVQQPCWVIMLEVFDNLPHDLIYSENQVSPWMEVWVEKQHDRETLTELYKPLEDPLITRCIEIMEFDEYHNTQRSGMLKNIWSKVFPKPRRCWLPTGCLKLLEVLHDALPKMSLIASDFTFLPDVKVPGERAPLVSTKKDGSSTDYGNYLDAKGDADIFFPTDFLLLECMDHYCSGWLKMQKDKSSKQGKKRRTLTLDTSSFMEEFGLPTKTRTKDGYNPLLDDFKNTKFYLSVPTHNTK; encoded by the exons ATGCTTTCTCGCACTCTCACCACCAAAACGCTCCCACTTATCTTCAACGGTGTTGATTTAATTGCAGTTAATCCATGTCAGCCTCCACTGAAAGCTCTCTTCTCTACACACATTGTTGGGGACAAACCAGTTCTT GTTCGTGATTTCATACACTCAGCTTTGTACCACCCCAAACATGGCTACTTCTCTCAGAGATCAAGGTCCGTTGGTGTGCTTGACGCTGCCATCAAGTTCAATCAGCTTCAAG GCAGGAAAGCTTATATGAAGCATGTggataaaatatataagcaGAGTGAAATATCATGGTTTACACCAGTGGAACTTTTCAAG CCTTGGTATGCCCATGGGATTGCGGAGGCTATAATGCGCACTGCTAACCTTTCTGTCCCTCTAAAA ATATATGAAATTGGTGGTGGATCAGGAACTTGTGCGAAGGGTGTGATGGATTACATAATGTTGAATGCACCTGAAAGAGTTTACAACAATATGACTTACAT CTCAGTGGAAATTAGTCCCTCACTGGCCGAGATACAGAAAGAAACTGTTGGACAAGTTTCTAGTCACTCATCAAAGTTTAGGGTTGAATGTCGTGATGCTGCTGATCGGGCTGGATGGG GAAATGTTGTGCAACAACCATGTTGGGTGATTATGCTCGAG GTTTTTGATAATCTTCCACATGATCTCATCTATTCAGAAAATCAAGTTTCCCCATGGATGGAAGTATGGGTTGAGAAGCAACACGATAG AGAAACACTCACCGAGTTATATAAGCCGCTAGAAGACCCATTAATTACACGTTGCATTGAGATCATGGAATTTGATGAATATCATAACACTCAAAGAAGTGGCATGTTGAAAAACATTTGGTCAAAAGTCTTTCCAAAACCTCGAAGATGTTGGCTTCCGACTGGTTGTTTG AAACTGCTTGAGGTTTTACATGATGCCCTACCAAAGATGTCTTTAATTGCTTCAGACTTTACCTTCCTGCCTGATGTGAAGGTACCTGGTGAAAGAGCTCCATTGGTTTCAACAAAA AAAGATGGCAGCAGCACAGATTATGGCAATTATCTTGATGCAAAG GGTGATGctgatatttttttccccacaGACTTTTTACTTTTGGAATGTATGGACCATTACTGCTCTGGGTGGCTGAAAATGCAGAAAGATAAATCATCCAAGCAAGGGAAGAAGAGGCGAACACTTACA CTGGATACATCCTCATTCATGGAAGAGTTTGGTTTGCCTACAAAGACAAGAACAAAGGATGGATACAACCCCCTTCTCGATGACTTCAAGAACACTAAATTTTATCTTAGTGTTCCAACACATAATACTAAATAG
- the LOC102621647 gene encoding probable pectinesterase 29 isoform X1 yields MPFARCLFCLCVLLFTCHLGTTNAKSFFKLGSRAASCQIVVDHSGHGNFSSIQSAIDNVPSNNKNWVCIFIKAGIYREKVKIPYEKPFIILKGVGKRKTRIIWDDHESLAASPTFASFADNVVVKSMSFVNSYNSPRSDNKNPRMPAVAAMVAGDKTAFYRCGFSGVQDTLWDDQGRHYFDRCTIEGAVDFIFGGGQSIYENCVINVVGSTLQPGLHGFITAQGRTNPNDANGFVFKGGIVIGTGSTLLGRPWRGYARVLFYSVNLTNVVDPKGWEAWNSIGHENHLTFAEHGCYGGGADTSRRVRWEKKLSSAELTHLTSISFIDREGWLHKQPY; encoded by the exons ATGCCATTTGCTCGTTgtcttttttgtttatgtgTTCTTCTCTTTACTTGTCATTTGGGAACAACAAatgcaaaatcatttttcaagcTTGGCAGCAGAGCAGCTTCTTGCCAAATAGTTGTTGATCACTCAGGCCATGGAAACTTTTCAAGCATTCAATCGGCAATTGATAACGTTCCTTCGAATAACAAGAATTGGGTTTGCATCTTCATCAAGGCTGGCATATATAG GGAGAAGGTGAAAATCCCATATGAAAAGCCATTCATAATCCTTAAAGGAGTGGGAAAGAGAAAGACTCGGATTATATGGGATGATCATGAATCACTCGCAGCCAGCCCTACTTTTGCTTCTTTTGCTGATAATGTTGTTGTCAAAAGCATGAGCTTTGTG aATTCATACAACAGTCCACGTAGTGACAATAAGAACCCGAGGATGCCGGCGGTGGCCGCCATGGTGGCCGGAGACAAGACGGCGTTCTATCGGTGCGGCTTCTCCGGCGTGCAAGACACACTGTGGGATGATCAAGGCCGTCACTACTTTGATCGTTGTACAATTGAGGGTGCTGTTGATTTTATCTTTGGTGGCGGCCAATCTATATATGAG AATTGTGTGATAAATGTGGTTGGATCAACATTACAGCCTGGGCTTCATGGTTTCATAACAGCACAAGGAAGAACAAACCCTAATGATGCCAATGGGTTTGTGTTCAAAGGAGGCATCGTGATAGGAACAGGCTCAACTTTGTTAGGAAGGCCATGGAGAGGCTATGCTAGGGTTTTATTCTACAGTGTCAATCTCACCAATGTTGTGGATCCTAAGGGTTGGGAAGCTTGGAATTCTATTGGCCATGA GAACCATCTAACATTTGCAGAGCATGGGTGTTATGGAGGAGGAGCTGACACTTCCCGTAGAGTGAGGTGGGAGAAGAAACTGAGCTCTGCCGAACTCACCCACTTGACTAGCATCTCTTTCATTGATAGAGAAGGGTGGCTTCACAAGCAGCCATATTAA
- the LOC102621647 gene encoding probable pectinesterase 29 isoform X2 — protein METFQAFNRQLITFLRITRIGFASSSRLAYIVYREKVKIPYEKPFIILKGVGKRKTRIIWDDHESLAASPTFASFADNVVVKSMSFVNSYNSPRSDNKNPRMPAVAAMVAGDKTAFYRCGFSGVQDTLWDDQGRHYFDRCTIEGAVDFIFGGGQSIYENCVINVVGSTLQPGLHGFITAQGRTNPNDANGFVFKGGIVIGTGSTLLGRPWRGYARVLFYSVNLTNVVDPKGWEAWNSIGHENHLTFAEHGCYGGGADTSRRVRWEKKLSSAELTHLTSISFIDREGWLHKQPY, from the exons ATGGAAACTTTTCAAGCATTCAATCGGCAATTGATAACGTTCCTTCGAATAACAAGAATTGGGTTTGCATCTTCATCAAGGCTGGCATATATAG TCTATAGGGAGAAGGTGAAAATCCCATATGAAAAGCCATTCATAATCCTTAAAGGAGTGGGAAAGAGAAAGACTCGGATTATATGGGATGATCATGAATCACTCGCAGCCAGCCCTACTTTTGCTTCTTTTGCTGATAATGTTGTTGTCAAAAGCATGAGCTTTGTG aATTCATACAACAGTCCACGTAGTGACAATAAGAACCCGAGGATGCCGGCGGTGGCCGCCATGGTGGCCGGAGACAAGACGGCGTTCTATCGGTGCGGCTTCTCCGGCGTGCAAGACACACTGTGGGATGATCAAGGCCGTCACTACTTTGATCGTTGTACAATTGAGGGTGCTGTTGATTTTATCTTTGGTGGCGGCCAATCTATATATGAG AATTGTGTGATAAATGTGGTTGGATCAACATTACAGCCTGGGCTTCATGGTTTCATAACAGCACAAGGAAGAACAAACCCTAATGATGCCAATGGGTTTGTGTTCAAAGGAGGCATCGTGATAGGAACAGGCTCAACTTTGTTAGGAAGGCCATGGAGAGGCTATGCTAGGGTTTTATTCTACAGTGTCAATCTCACCAATGTTGTGGATCCTAAGGGTTGGGAAGCTTGGAATTCTATTGGCCATGA GAACCATCTAACATTTGCAGAGCATGGGTGTTATGGAGGAGGAGCTGACACTTCCCGTAGAGTGAGGTGGGAGAAGAAACTGAGCTCTGCCGAACTCACCCACTTGACTAGCATCTCTTTCATTGATAGAGAAGGGTGGCTTCACAAGCAGCCATATTAA
- the LOC102617059 gene encoding 60S ribosomal protein L13a-4 encodes MVSGSGICAKRVVVDARHHMLGRLASVLAKELLNGQKVVVVRCEEICISGGLVRQKMKYMRFLRKRMNTKPSHGPIHFRAPAKILWRTIRGMIPHKTKRGAAALARLKAYEGVPAPYDKTKRMVIPDALKVLRLQKGHKYCLLGRLSSEVGWNYYDTIKELEKKRKERAQVAYERRKQLAKLRVKAEKAAEERLGPQLEIIAPIKY; translated from the exons ATGGTGTCAGGTTCAGGGATCTGCGCGAAAAGAGTGGTGGTGGACGCCAGGCACCACATGCTCGGCCGCCTTGCCTCCGTTTTGGCCAAGGAGCTCTTGAACGGCCAGAAGGTCGTCGTCGTCCGGTGCGAGGAGATTTGTATATCAGGTGGGCTTGTTAGGCAGAAGATGAAGTACATGAGGTTCTTGAGAAAGAGGATGAACACTAAGCCTTCTCATGGTCCCATCCATTTTCGAGCTCCTGCTAAGATCCTTTGGCGTACCATCCGTGG GATGATTCCCCACAAGACTAAGCGTGGAGCTGCAGCCCTTGCTCGTTTGAAGGCTTATGAAGGAGTTCCTGCTCCATATGACAAGACAAAGAGGATGGTCATTCCTGATGCTCTcaa GGTCTTGAGGCTTCAAAAAGGACACAAGTACTGCTTGTTGGGCAGGCTTTCATCTGAAGTAGGATGGAACTATTATGACACCATTAAG GagcttgagaagaagagaaaggaGAGGGCCCAGGTAGCTTATGAGAGGAGGAAGCAGTTGGCTAAATTGAGGGTCAAAGCTGAGAAGGCTGCCGAGGAGAGGCTTGGTCCCCAGCTAGAAATCATTGCTCCCATCAagtattga
- the LOC102616764 gene encoding probable 2-oxoglutarate/Fe(II)-dependent dioxygenase — translation MAETSSSPAQVESASKTVQELITSGKELPERYIYKGSDAGSIDASLPLMDIPIIDIGLLTSPSFSSTQELEKLRSALSFWGCFQAINYHGIEPEFLDKMGEVGKQFFDFPPETKHKYSRKDGSTEGYGSDIIIAEEQTLDWTDRLFLTTSPKDQRQLKFWPEIPESFRETLHEYTTELEKLNEILLKAMAMCLNLEENCFLDMYGEKENATMIARFNFYPPCPRPDLVIGIKPHADASAFTYLLQDKQVEGLQFLKDNQWYRVPLNPEALVINAGDYAEIMSNGIFKSPVHRAVTNSERERMSLAVFCVPNPDREIEPVNGVVNEARPRLYKKVKDYARSYFEYYQRGRRPIEAAII, via the exons ATGGCTGAAACTTCATCATCCCCTGCTCAAGTAGAATCAGCATCAAAAACTGTCCAAGAACTCATCACCAGCGGCAAAGAATTGCCAGAAAGATACATCTATAAAGGAAGTGATGCTGGAAGTATTGATGCTTCTCTGCCGCTCATGGACATTCCAATTATTGATATTGGTCTCTTGACATCTCCATCATTCAGCAGCACACAAGAACTTGAGAAACTTCGCTCAGCTCTCAGCTTCTGGGGCTGTTTCCAG GCAATCAATTATCATGGAATAGAACCTGAATTTTTGGACAAAATGGGCGAAGTTGGCAAGCAGTTCTTTGATTTTCCTCCGGAAACGAAACATAAATATTCCAGGAAAGATGGTAGCACTGAAGGGTATGGGAGTGACATTATTATTGCGGAGGAACAAACACTGGATTGGACTGATCGTTTGTTTCTCACAACAAGTCCAAAAGATCAGAGACAGCTCAAATTCTGGCCAGAAATTCCTGAATCTTTTAG GGAAACATTACATGAATACACAACAgagttagaaaaattaaatgaaattctGCTCAAGGCCATGGCAATGTGTTTAAATTTGGAAGAGAATTGTTTTCTGGACATGTAtggagaaaaggaaaatgcaaCAATGATTGCGAGATTCAACTTCTATCCTCCATGTCCAAGGCCTGACTTGGTTATTGGCATTAAGCCTCACGCAGATGCATCGGCATTTACTTATCTCTTGCAAGACAAGCAAGTGGAAGGCCTCCAATTCCTGAAAGACAATCAATGGTATAGAGTTCCTCTCAATCCAGAAGCTCTTGTTATTAATGCTGGCGATTATGCAGAG ATAATGAGTAATGGAATATTCAAAAGTCCAGTACATAGAGCGGTGACAAATTCAGAAAGGGAAAGAATGTCTCTGGCTGTGTTTTGTGTTCCGAATCCAGATAGAGAGATTGAACCAGTGAATGGAGTGGTGAATGAAGCAAGGCCAAGATTGTACAAGAAAGTGAAAGATTATGCTAGATCGTATTTTGAGTACTACCAGCGAGGAAGGAGACCAATTGAAGCAGCAATCATTTAG
- the LOC102616272 gene encoding transcription factor FAMA isoform X1, which translates to MLFCSELLLLQANFQGLDYSLDHHHHQHQEELIMKPRIGETSDDRNNNHGMIDYMINNNPQPPPKIQQQVSSSSSGFCTSNSFDKLSFADVMQFAEFGPKLSLNQTNNRVNVPEEETGIIDPVYFLKFPVLNDKLDEDDEHSLMLPQPGGCNENESFKDNDEIRVSDNNSVQQQLRFLEDDVQNNKSVVNNGPEAKNKRKRPRAIKTTEEVESQRMTHIAVERNRRKQMNEHLRVLRSLMPGSYVQRGDQASIIGGAIEFVRELEQLLQCLESQKRRRILGEAAAAPGGGRQMGDSSMAINQQPQTPLFPPPLPFPNDQIKLMDFETGLREETAENKSCLADVEVKLLGLDAMIKILSRRRPGQLIKAIAALEDLQFNILHTNITTIEQTVLYSFNVKVASETRFTADDIASSVQQVFSFIHANSSM; encoded by the exons ATGTTGTTTTGCTCTGAACTTCTCTTGTTGCAGGCAAATTTTCAAGGGCTAGATTACTCTctagatcatcatcatcatcaacatcaagAAGAACTGATCATGAAGCCAAGGATAGGTGAAACTTCTGATGATCGTAACAACAATCATGGAATGATTGATTACATGATCAACAACAATCCTCAACCACCaccaaaaatacaacaacaagtatcttcatcatcatcagggTTTTGTACATCGAATTCTTTCGATAAACTAAGCTTTGCCGATGTGATGCAGTTTGCTGAGTTCGGTCCCAAGTTGTCCTTAAATCAAACCAATAATAGGGTTAATGTTCCCGAGGAAGAAACCGGGATTATTGACCCTGTTTACTTTCTTAAATTTCCTGTTTTGAACGATAAATTAGATGAGGATGATGAGCACTCTCTCATGCTCCCACAACCCGGCGGTTGCAACGAAAACGAGAGCTTTAAGGATAATGATGAAATTAGGGTTTCTGACAATAACTCGGTGCAGCAACAACTCCGATTTCTGGAAGATGATGTTCAAAACAACAAGAGCGTTGTCAACAACGGACCAGAAGcgaaaaacaagagaaaaagaccAAGAGCTATAAAGACAACTGAAGAAGTTGAAAGCCAAAGGATGACTCATATTGCTGTTGAAAGAAATCGAAGGAAGCAAATGAATGAACACCTTCGAGTCTTGAGATCTCTCATGCCTGGCTCATACGTTCAAAGA GGAGATCAAGCGTCGATTATAGGTGGAGCTATTGAATTTGTGAGGGAATTGGAGCAGCTTCTGCAGTGCTTGGAGTCACAGAAACGGCGAAGAATATTAGgagaagcagcagcagctccCGGAGGCGGGCGGCAAATGGGAGATTCTTCAATGGCCATTAATCAACAGCCACAAACTCCATTGTTTCCTCCTCCTTTGCCTTTCCCGAACGATCAAATCAAGCTTATGGACTTCGAAACCGGGCTCCGTGAAGAAACAGCTGAAAACAAATCTTGCTTAGCTGATGTTGAGGTGAAGCTTTTAGGGTTAGACGCCATGATAAAGATCCTCTCTCGAAGAAGGCCAGGCCAGCTCATTAAAGCAATAGCTGCATTGGAAGATTTGCAGTTCAATATTCTCCATACCAACATCACCACCATTGAACAAACTGTTCTTTATTCATTTAACGTTAAG GTGGCAAGCGAAACAAGGTTTACAGCAGATGATATAGCGAGCTCAGTGCAACAAGTATTCAGTTTCATTCATGCAAACAGCAGCATGTGA
- the LOC102616272 gene encoding transcription factor FAMA isoform X2: MEKELNYSANFQGLDYSLDHHHHQHQEELIMKPRIGETSDDRNNNHGMIDYMINNNPQPPPKIQQQVSSSSSGFCTSNSFDKLSFADVMQFAEFGPKLSLNQTNNRVNVPEEETGIIDPVYFLKFPVLNDKLDEDDEHSLMLPQPGGCNENESFKDNDEIRVSDNNSVQQQLRFLEDDVQNNKSVVNNGPEAKNKRKRPRAIKTTEEVESQRMTHIAVERNRRKQMNEHLRVLRSLMPGSYVQRGDQASIIGGAIEFVRELEQLLQCLESQKRRRILGEAAAAPGGGRQMGDSSMAINQQPQTPLFPPPLPFPNDQIKLMDFETGLREETAENKSCLADVEVKLLGLDAMIKILSRRRPGQLIKAIAALEDLQFNILHTNITTIEQTVLYSFNVKVASETRFTADDIASSVQQVFSFIHANSSM; encoded by the exons ATGGAGAAAGAACTGAATTACTCG GCAAATTTTCAAGGGCTAGATTACTCTctagatcatcatcatcatcaacatcaagAAGAACTGATCATGAAGCCAAGGATAGGTGAAACTTCTGATGATCGTAACAACAATCATGGAATGATTGATTACATGATCAACAACAATCCTCAACCACCaccaaaaatacaacaacaagtatcttcatcatcatcagggTTTTGTACATCGAATTCTTTCGATAAACTAAGCTTTGCCGATGTGATGCAGTTTGCTGAGTTCGGTCCCAAGTTGTCCTTAAATCAAACCAATAATAGGGTTAATGTTCCCGAGGAAGAAACCGGGATTATTGACCCTGTTTACTTTCTTAAATTTCCTGTTTTGAACGATAAATTAGATGAGGATGATGAGCACTCTCTCATGCTCCCACAACCCGGCGGTTGCAACGAAAACGAGAGCTTTAAGGATAATGATGAAATTAGGGTTTCTGACAATAACTCGGTGCAGCAACAACTCCGATTTCTGGAAGATGATGTTCAAAACAACAAGAGCGTTGTCAACAACGGACCAGAAGcgaaaaacaagagaaaaagaccAAGAGCTATAAAGACAACTGAAGAAGTTGAAAGCCAAAGGATGACTCATATTGCTGTTGAAAGAAATCGAAGGAAGCAAATGAATGAACACCTTCGAGTCTTGAGATCTCTCATGCCTGGCTCATACGTTCAAAGA GGAGATCAAGCGTCGATTATAGGTGGAGCTATTGAATTTGTGAGGGAATTGGAGCAGCTTCTGCAGTGCTTGGAGTCACAGAAACGGCGAAGAATATTAGgagaagcagcagcagctccCGGAGGCGGGCGGCAAATGGGAGATTCTTCAATGGCCATTAATCAACAGCCACAAACTCCATTGTTTCCTCCTCCTTTGCCTTTCCCGAACGATCAAATCAAGCTTATGGACTTCGAAACCGGGCTCCGTGAAGAAACAGCTGAAAACAAATCTTGCTTAGCTGATGTTGAGGTGAAGCTTTTAGGGTTAGACGCCATGATAAAGATCCTCTCTCGAAGAAGGCCAGGCCAGCTCATTAAAGCAATAGCTGCATTGGAAGATTTGCAGTTCAATATTCTCCATACCAACATCACCACCATTGAACAAACTGTTCTTTATTCATTTAACGTTAAG GTGGCAAGCGAAACAAGGTTTACAGCAGATGATATAGCGAGCTCAGTGCAACAAGTATTCAGTTTCATTCATGCAAACAGCAGCATGTGA
- the LOC102615994 gene encoding 26S proteasome non-ATPase regulatory subunit 1 homolog A, with translation MAATMVSSAGGLLAMLNESHPSLKLHALSNLNSFVDQFWPEISTSVPIIESLYEDEEFDQHQRQLAALLVSKVFYYLGELNDSLSYALGAGSLFDVSEDSDYVHTLLAKAIDEYASIKSKAAESNDEAANVDPRLEAIVERMLDKCITDGKYQQAMGIAIECRRLDKLEEAITRSDNVHGTLSYCINVSHSFVNRREYRREVLRLLVKVYQKLPSPDYLSICQCLMFLDEPEGVVSILEKLLRSENKDDALLAFQIAFDLVENEHQAFLLNVRDHLPVPKTQPLQTVQPGSNDPPSAQNDSSTAEDVQMNEGTPASNVNVQDEDPKEVIYAERLNKIKGILSGETSIQLTLQFLYSHNKSDLLILKTIKQSVEMRNSVCHSATIYANAIMHAGTTVDTFLRENLDWLSRATNWAKFSATAGLGVIHRGHLQQGRSLMAPYLPQGGAGGGGSPYSEGGALYALGLIHANHGEGIKQFLRDSLRSTNVEVIQHGACLGLGLAALGTADEDIYDDIKNVLYTDSAVAGEAAGISMGLLMVGTASEKAGEMLTYAHETQHEKIIRGLALGIALTVYGREEEADTLIEQMTRDQDPILRYGGMYALALAYSGTANNKAIRQLLHFAVSDVSDDVRRTAVLALGFVLYSEPEQTPRIVSLLSESYNPHVRYGAALAVGISCAGTGLSEAISLLEPLTSDVVDFVRQGALIAMAMVMVQINEANDSRVGTFRRQLEKIILDKHEDTMSKMGAILASGILDAGGRNVTIRLLSKTKHDKITAVVGLSVFSQFWYWYPLIYFISLSFSPTALIGLNYDLKVPRFEFLSHAKPSLFEYPKPTTVPTTTSAVKLPAAVLSTSAKAKARAKKEAEQKEKEKATAEKTDLSSAGKGKSSNEKDGDSMQVDAPPEKKAEPEPSFEILINPARVVPAQEKFIKFLEDSRYVPVKSAPSGFVLLRDLRPNEPEVLSLTDAPSSTQSPAGGGSTTGQQGSASAMAVDEEPQPPAPFEYTS, from the exons ATGGCGGCGACGATGGTGAGCTCGGCCGGTGGTTTACTGGCTATGTTGAACGAGAGTCATCCTTCGCTGAAACTGCACGCGCTTTCTAATCTCAATAGCTTTGTCGACCAGTTCTGGCCGGAGATCTCGACTAGCGTCCCcatcat AGAAAGTTTGTATGAGGATGAAGAGTTTGATCAGCACCAGAGACAACTTGCTGCTCTTCTAGTATCAAAG GTCTTTTATTACTTGGGTGAACTTAATGATTCACTCTCATATGCTCTTGGAGCTGGTTCCTTGTTTGATGTTTCAGAGGATTCTGATTATGTTCATACACTGTTAG CTAAGGCTATCGATGAATATGCTAGTATTAAGTCGAAGGCAGCTGAATCAAATGATGAAGCAGCAAATGTGGATCCTAGGTTGGAGGCAATTGTGGAGAGAATGCTTGATAA GTGTATTACTGATGGAAAATACCAACAAGCAATGGGAATTGCGATTGAGTGCCGAAGATTGGATAAACTTGAGGAAGCAATCACCAGGAGCGACAATGTGCATGGCACTTTGTCATATTGTATTAATGTCTCTCATTCCTTTGTTAATCGTAGAGAATACCGGCGTGAG GTGCTTCGTCTCCTCGTTAAAGTTTATCAAAAGCTTCCTTCTCCAGATTATTTGAGCATTTGCCAGTGTCTCATGTTCTTGGATGAACCCGAAGGTGTTGTGAGCATACTAGAGAAGCTTCTCCGTTCTGAGAACAAAGATGATGCATTATTGGCATTTCAAATCGCCTTTGATCTTGTGGAGAATGAGCACCAAGCTTTTCTCTTGAATGTGAGAGATCACCTTCCTGTTCCTAAAACTCAACCTCTGCAGACAGTGCAACCAGGATCCAATGATCCTCCGTCTGCTCAAAATGATAGTTCTACAGCTGAGGATGTTCAAATGAACGAGGGAACTCCTGCTTCCAATGTAAATGTACAAGATGAAGATCCAAAGGAAGTAATATATGCTGAGAGACTCAATAAAATCAAGGGAATTTTGTCTGGGGAGACATCAATACAACTAACTCTGCAATTCTTATACAGTCATAACAA GTCGGATCTTTTGATTCTTAAAACTATAAAGCAGTCGGTTGAGATGAGAAACAGTGTTTGTCATAGTGCGACAATTTATGCTAATGCAATTATGCACGCTGGAACAACTGTGGACACATTTCTTAGGGAGAATCTG GACTGGTTGAGCAGAGCCACCAATTGGGCCAAGTTTAGTGCAACGGCAGGGCTAGGTGTTATTCACAGAGGCCATCTGCAGCAAGGAAGGTCACTTATGGCACCTTACTTGCCCCAGGGCGGGGCTGGTGGTGGCGGCAGTCCGTACTCAGAAGGTGGAGCTCTTTATGCCTTAGGTCTCATTCATGCCAACCATGGCGAGGGCATCAAACAATTCCTTCGTGATAGCCTAAGGAGTACTAATGTGGAG GTTATTCAACATGGTGCCTGCTTAGGGCTTGGCTTGGCAGCTCTAGGAACTGCTGATGAAGATATCTATGATGACATAAAAAATGTGCTTTATACTGACAGTGCTGTTGCTGGAGAAGCTGCTGGGATAAGTATGGGTTTGCTCATGGTTGGAACCGCTAGTGAGAAGGCAGGTGAAATGCTTACCTATGCACATGAGACGCAGCATGAGAAGATCATCAG GGGGTTGGCATTGGGTATTGCTCTAACTGTGTATGGAAGGGAAGAAGAAGCAGATACATTAATTGAGCAAATGACTCGCGATCAAGATCCAATACTGCGTTATGGAGGAATGTATGCATTGGCATTGGCCTACAGTGGAACAGCTAACAACAAGGCGATTCGCCAGCTGCTGCACTTTGCCGTATCGGATGTCAGTGATGATGTCAGGAGGACCGCTGTTCTAGCACTTGGTTTTGTCCTGTACTCTGAGCCGGAGCAG ACTCCTCGAATTGTGTCTCTGCTGTCTGAGTCATATAATCCACATGTTCGCTATGGTGCGGCTCTTGCAGTAGGTATCTCCTGTGCAGGTACAGGACTGAGCGAGGCTATATCATTGCTGGAGCCTCTTACATCAGATGTCGTTGATTTTGTTCGCCAAGGTGCACTCATTGCAATGGCTATGGTCATGGTCCAGATTAATGAAGCTAATGATTCTCGTGTTGGAACCTTCAG GCGacaattggaaaaaataattcttgaTAAGCATGAAGATACCATGAGCAAGATGGGAGCAATCTTGGCCTCTGGAATCCTTGATGCTGGTGGAAGGAACGTAACTATAAGATTGCTTTCAAAGACGAAACATGATAAAATCACTGCAGTAGTTGGTCTCTCTGTTTTTAGCCAGTTTTGGTATTGGTATCCCCTTATATACTTCATTAGCTTGTCGTTTTCACCCACGGCTTTAATTGGACTCAACTATGACTTGAAAGTTCCTCGGTTTGAATTCTTATCACATGCAAAACCTTCTCTGTTCGAATATCCGAAACCTACCACTGTGCCCACCACCACATCAGCTGTAAAACTTCCCGCCGCTGTTCTGTCAACTTCAGCTAAGGCCAAAGCTCGGGCTAAGAAAGAAGCGGAgcagaaagagaaagagaaagcgACTGCTGAAAAGACAGATTTGTCCTCTGCCGGAAAAGGAAAATCATCTAATGAGAAAGATGGAGACTCTATGCAG GTTGATGCACCTCCAGAGAAGAAAGCAGAGCCTGAGCCTTCTTTCGAAATTTTGATTAACCCTGCCAGGGTGGTTCCAGCACAGGAGAAGTTCATTAAATTTCTTGAGGACAGCAGATATGTGCCTGTGAAGTCAGCACCATCAGGGTTTGTTCTCCTGAGGGACTTGCGTCCCAATGAACCAGAGGTACTATCCCTCACAGATGCTCCATCGTCTACACAGTCACCTGCTGGTGGTGGGTCAACAACGGGACAGCAGGGTTCTGCTTCGGCAATGGCTGTTGATGAAGAACCTCAGCCACCAGCTCCTTTCGAGTACACCTCATGA